In Pseudomonas fluorescens NCIMB 11764, a single window of DNA contains:
- a CDS encoding DUF4105 domain-containing protein, with amino-acid sequence MRSISAWLLAGVVLLLGNTAQAGLQLHLKTEGLSPAEQQASQALLDEAMQALPPRFIEQLDRRIDVGWTDDMPSNAYGQASLVSELDLNRNLLASLTDGSAATKKTYRPHGTVRREMLATVLHELTHIYDRSRFWPAAERTLIQRCTRRNNSSGLVGIPDECRGQSSRRFTLSDDPRLLDLAGWPQYVGRRGEREQNNRQIARSPDIYETSSPKEFVAVNMEYFLLDPSYACRRPALYRYYKEHFGWAPAAKDTCGKSFAFLNAGNDFAKQPLGQVDPERVYAVDYLLAEANQNWVSRWGHSMLRLVICAPGRPRGPDCRLDLDQHLVLSYRAFVGDVQLSSWDGLVGKYPSRLFVLPLAQVIDEYTKTELRSLASVPLNLSRNEIEDVVEHAAEMHWSYDGNYFFLSNNCAVEGLKLLRSGTNNAKLVGLDNIMPNGLLEVLKGRGLADTSVLDDPREALRLGYRFDSFRDRYQAMFEVLKKHLPIKQDKVEDWLALKAEERRKWIDQADLRTSAALLLLEQAAFRQQLVLAQDEVKQRYLGARELKNGGMDKANATLQQILANSGFLSRPAELLGTGGYGLPQPSEWQRLESESSLRQKQLQALTGDLDKEVRALLEPSRAAEMAANEANLKQVGEHLRKLHKASGGLELP; translated from the coding sequence GTGAGGTCGATAAGTGCCTGGCTCCTGGCCGGGGTCGTGTTGCTGCTCGGCAATACGGCCCAGGCCGGCCTGCAATTACATCTCAAGACAGAAGGTTTGAGCCCTGCGGAACAACAGGCCAGCCAGGCGCTGCTTGATGAAGCCATGCAGGCGCTACCGCCGCGGTTCATCGAACAACTCGACCGGCGCATCGACGTCGGCTGGACCGATGACATGCCGAGCAACGCCTACGGCCAGGCATCGCTGGTATCCGAGCTCGACCTCAACCGCAACCTGCTTGCCAGCCTCACCGATGGCAGCGCTGCAACCAAAAAGACTTATCGTCCTCACGGCACCGTCCGCCGCGAAATGCTGGCCACGGTGCTGCACGAACTTACCCACATCTATGACCGCTCGCGTTTTTGGCCAGCTGCCGAACGCACGCTGATCCAACGCTGCACCCGACGTAACAACAGTTCCGGACTGGTCGGCATTCCGGATGAATGCCGTGGCCAATCTTCCCGACGCTTTACCCTTAGCGATGACCCGCGTCTGCTCGACCTCGCGGGCTGGCCGCAATACGTCGGCCGTCGCGGCGAACGCGAACAGAACAATCGACAGATCGCCCGCAGCCCGGATATTTACGAAACGAGCAGTCCCAAAGAGTTCGTCGCGGTCAACATGGAGTACTTCCTCCTCGACCCGAGCTACGCTTGTCGCCGTCCTGCGCTGTACCGCTACTACAAAGAACATTTCGGCTGGGCACCTGCCGCCAAAGATACTTGCGGCAAATCCTTCGCCTTCCTCAACGCCGGCAACGATTTCGCAAAACAACCCCTGGGCCAGGTCGACCCGGAACGGGTGTATGCCGTGGACTATCTGTTGGCCGAAGCCAACCAGAACTGGGTCAGCCGCTGGGGCCACAGCATGTTGCGCCTGGTGATCTGCGCACCGGGCCGGCCACGCGGGCCGGATTGCCGGCTGGATCTGGATCAGCACCTGGTGTTGTCCTACCGGGCCTTCGTGGGTGACGTACAGCTGTCGAGCTGGGACGGATTGGTCGGCAAGTACCCGTCGCGCCTGTTCGTCCTGCCGCTGGCCCAAGTGATCGACGAGTACACCAAGACCGAATTGCGCAGCCTCGCCTCGGTGCCGCTGAATTTGTCGCGCAACGAGATTGAAGACGTGGTGGAACACGCCGCCGAGATGCACTGGAGCTACGACGGCAATTACTTCTTCCTGTCCAACAACTGTGCGGTGGAAGGCCTGAAGTTGCTACGCAGCGGCACCAACAACGCAAAGCTGGTCGGGCTGGACAACATCATGCCCAACGGCTTGCTGGAAGTGCTCAAGGGACGCGGACTGGCGGATACCAGCGTGCTGGATGATCCTCGCGAAGCGCTGCGGCTTGGTTATCGCTTCGACTCTTTCCGTGATCGTTATCAAGCGATGTTCGAAGTGCTGAAGAAGCACTTGCCGATCAAACAGGACAAGGTCGAAGACTGGCTGGCATTGAAGGCCGAAGAGCGCCGCAAATGGATTGATCAGGCTGACCTGCGCACCAGCGCGGCGTTGCTGTTGCTGGAGCAGGCCGCGTTCCGACAACAACTGGTGCTGGCTCAGGACGAAGTGAAACAACGCTACCTGGGCGCTAGGGAGTTGAAGAACGGCGGCATGGACAAAGCCAACGCGACGTTGCAGCAGATCCTCGCCAACAGCGGCTTCCTTAGCCGTCCGGCGGAGCTGCTCGGCACTGGCGGTTATGGATTGCCGCAGCCCAGCGAATGGCAACGCCTGGAGTCGGAAAGCAGCCTGCGGCAGAAACAGCTTCAGGCATTGACCGGCGATC
- a CDS encoding DUF2388 domain-containing protein produces MRSPLIVATLGLLLLADLAQAHTLVATSNIIINATQRTLDFTSDTTTSIRDSKIVREAHDDAASFVASEGEIRGAHLEAAFNTLRTRVPEARDASDQVLAEAILAL; encoded by the coding sequence ATGCGTAGCCCGCTGATTGTCGCCACCCTTGGCCTGCTGTTATTGGCCGATCTGGCCCAGGCGCACACCCTGGTAGCCACCAGTAACATCATCATCAACGCCACCCAGCGAACACTCGATTTCACGTCCGACACCACGACGTCGATCCGTGATTCGAAAATCGTTCGTGAAGCCCACGACGATGCGGCCAGTTTCGTCGCCAGTGAGGGTGAAATCCGTGGTGCGCACCTTGAAGCGGCCTTCAACACATTGCGCACCCGCGTACCGGAAGCCCGGGACGCCAGTGACCAGGTACTCGCCGAAGCCATCCTCGCACTGTGA
- a CDS encoding DUF2388 domain-containing protein: MRFPTHLLITPVFMAACWAGTAHAFDLTTQGLVATGYATSMVTSAPFDRKLLLAARDDAASFIASDGQLRGAQLESALVYLRRVQPKLHASDLELAQAILVQ; encoded by the coding sequence ATGCGTTTTCCTACACATCTACTGATTACACCGGTTTTCATGGCGGCCTGCTGGGCAGGCACGGCCCATGCCTTTGACCTGACGACACAGGGTCTCGTGGCCACAGGCTACGCCACCAGCATGGTGACCTCCGCCCCTTTCGACCGTAAGCTGCTGCTGGCCGCCCGGGATGACGCCGCGTCATTCATTGCCAGTGACGGCCAATTGCGAGGAGCACAACTGGAATCCGCGTTGGTTTACCTGCGTCGGGTCCAGCCAAAACTTCATGCAAGCGATCTTGAACTGGCACAGGCTATTCTCGTCCAATAG
- a CDS encoding DUF2388 domain-containing protein, protein MSRLRLLSAAALLAVAANSHATSFIVTTDAVVGALKATSDATSDVTSSFRDDKIVRAARDDAASFVASEGAIRGVKLESALDHIRHQAPGLNATDAQLAQAILTI, encoded by the coding sequence ATGTCCCGTCTTCGTCTGCTCAGCGCTGCAGCCCTGCTTGCCGTGGCTGCCAATTCCCACGCCACCAGCTTCATCGTCACCACCGATGCTGTCGTCGGTGCACTCAAGGCCACGTCCGACGCCACTTCCGATGTCACGTCGTCCTTTCGGGATGACAAGATCGTCCGTGCCGCCCGCGATGACGCGGCCAGTTTTGTCGCCAGCGAAGGCGCCATTCGCGGCGTGAAACTGGAAAGCGCACTCGACCACATTCGCCATCAGGCGCCGGGGTTGAATGCAACGGATGCTCAACTGGCTCAGGCTATTCTGACGATCTAA
- a CDS encoding DUF1127 domain-containing protein, which produces MNHLLELAADTPQSTPRFTWTRRMFRSLADSIERARTRRLLAQLNGRQLSDLGISHSDRVRELDKPFWR; this is translated from the coding sequence ATGAATCATCTACTGGAACTTGCCGCTGACACCCCGCAATCGACGCCCCGATTTACCTGGACAAGAAGAATGTTCAGAAGCCTCGCCGACAGCATCGAGAGAGCCAGAACCCGGCGTTTACTGGCGCAACTCAATGGCAGGCAGCTGTCTGACCTGGGCATCAGTCATTCCGATCGTGTCAGGGAACTGGATAAACCGTTCTGGCGCTGA
- a CDS encoding DUF1127 domain-containing protein, whose protein sequence is MERTLSSDLFFEDTAAKTQASMPLRVIANLMLWQRRISSRHQLARLDSRLLADAGISEAQRYEELSKPFWR, encoded by the coding sequence ATGGAACGTACACTCAGTTCCGATCTGTTCTTCGAAGACACCGCTGCAAAAACCCAGGCTTCCATGCCTCTTCGCGTTATCGCCAACCTGATGCTGTGGCAGCGCCGCATCTCCAGCCGCCACCAACTGGCCCGTCTGGATTCGCGTCTGCTGGCTGATGCCGGGATTAGCGAAGCACAACGCTACGAAGAGCTGAGCAAGCCGTTCTGGCGCTAA
- a CDS encoding acetyl-CoA hydrolase/transferase family protein — protein MYRDRIRLPSLLDKVMSAADAAALIEDGMTVGMSGFTRAGEAKAVPHALAERAKVTPLKITLMTGASLGNDLDKQLTEAGVLSRRMPFQVDSTLRKAINAGEVMFIDQHLSETVEQLRNQQLKLPDIAVIEAVAITEQGHIVPTTSVGNSASFAIFAKHVIVEINLAHNPNLEGLHDIYIPTYRPTRTPIPLVKVDDRIGSTAIPIPPEKIVAIVITNQSDSPSTVLPPDVDTQAIADHLIDFFKQEVAAGRMTNKLGPLQAGIGTIANSVMCGLIDSPFEDLTMYSEVLQDSTFDLIDAGKLSFASGSSITLSSRRNADVFGNLERYKDKLVLRPQEISNHPEVVRRLGIIGINTALEFDLYGNVNSTHVCGTRMMNGIGGSGDFARNAHLAIFVTKSIAKGGAISSVVPMVSHVDHTEHDVDILVTEVGLADLRGLAPRERARVIIDNCVHPDYRQALNDYFTAACALGGHTPHILRDALSWHMNLEETGRMLAV, from the coding sequence ATGTACCGTGATCGTATTCGCTTGCCTTCGTTGTTGGATAAGGTGATGAGCGCCGCCGATGCTGCCGCTCTGATTGAGGACGGCATGACCGTCGGCATGAGTGGTTTCACTCGCGCCGGTGAAGCCAAGGCCGTGCCTCACGCATTGGCCGAACGCGCCAAAGTCACCCCGCTGAAAATCACATTGATGACCGGTGCCAGCCTGGGCAACGACCTCGATAAACAGCTCACCGAAGCCGGCGTTCTGTCGCGACGCATGCCATTCCAGGTCGATAGCACTTTGCGCAAGGCAATCAACGCCGGCGAAGTCATGTTCATCGACCAGCACCTCTCGGAAACCGTGGAGCAATTGCGCAACCAGCAGCTGAAGCTGCCGGACATCGCCGTCATCGAGGCCGTGGCAATCACCGAGCAAGGCCACATCGTACCGACCACTTCCGTGGGCAACTCGGCCAGTTTCGCGATTTTTGCCAAACACGTGATCGTCGAGATCAACCTGGCGCACAACCCGAACCTCGAGGGTTTGCACGACATCTATATACCGACGTACCGCCCGACCCGTACGCCGATTCCATTAGTGAAGGTCGATGATCGTATTGGCAGCACCGCCATTCCGATCCCGCCGGAAAAGATCGTCGCGATCGTGATCACCAACCAGTCCGACTCGCCTTCGACCGTGCTGCCACCGGACGTCGACACTCAGGCCATTGCCGACCACCTGATCGACTTCTTCAAGCAGGAAGTGGCGGCCGGGCGAATGACCAACAAACTCGGCCCACTGCAGGCCGGCATTGGCACCATCGCCAACTCCGTGATGTGCGGCCTGATCGACTCGCCGTTCGAAGACCTGACCATGTACTCCGAAGTGTTGCAGGACTCGACCTTCGACCTGATCGACGCCGGCAAGCTGAGTTTTGCCTCAGGCAGTTCGATCACCTTGTCGAGCCGTCGTAATGCCGATGTGTTCGGTAACCTGGAGCGCTACAAGGACAAGCTGGTCCTGCGTCCGCAGGAAATTTCCAACCACCCGGAAGTGGTGCGCCGGCTCGGGATCATTGGCATCAACACCGCGCTGGAGTTTGATCTGTACGGCAACGTCAACTCCACCCACGTCTGTGGCACACGGATGATGAACGGCATTGGCGGTTCGGGCGACTTCGCGCGCAACGCGCATCTGGCGATCTTCGTGACCAAGTCGATCGCCAAGGGCGGCGCGATCTCCAGCGTGGTGCCAATGGTCAGCCATGTCGATCACACAGAGCATGACGTCGACATCCTCGTAACCGAGGTGGGTCTGGCGGACTTGCGTGGCTTGGCCCCAAGGGAACGGGCTCGCGTCATCATCGATAATTGCGTGCACCCGGACTATCGCCAAGCCCTGAATGATTACTTCACCGCCGCCTGTGCACTTGGCGGACACACCCCGCATATCCTGCGTGACGCACTGAGCTGGCACATGAATCTGGAAGAAACCGGGCGGATGCTCGCCGTGTAA
- a CDS encoding NAD(P)(+) transhydrogenase (Re/Si-specific) subunit beta, whose translation MSMNLVTTLYLIASICFIQALKGLSHPTTSRRGNLYGMLGMALAILTTVGLIYKLGAELATAGIGYVIVGLLVGGTAGSIMAKRVEMTKMPELVAFMHSMIGMAAVFIAIAAVVEPQSLGIVKQLGDAIPAGNRLELFLGAAIGAITFSGSVIAFGKLSGKYKFRLFQGAPVQFSGQHKLNLLLGLATLALGITFMMTGNLGAFALMLALAFVMGVLIIIPIGGADMPVVVSMLNSYSGWAAAGIGFSLNNSMLIIAGSLVGSSGAILSYIMCKAMNRSFFNVLLGGFGNTAEAGPAGAKEARPVKSGSADDATFLLTNADTVIIVPGYGLAVARAQHALKELTEKLTHRGVTVKYAIHPVAGRMPGHMNVLLAEAEVPYDQVFEMEDINSEFGQADVVLVLGANDVVNPAAKNDPKSPIAGMPILEAFKAKTIIVNKRSMASGYAGLDNELFYLDKTMMVFGDAKKVIEDMVKAVE comes from the coding sequence ATGAGCATGAACCTTGTAACGACGCTCTACTTGATCGCGTCCATCTGCTTCATCCAGGCCTTGAAAGGCCTGTCGCACCCGACCACGTCACGGCGCGGCAATCTGTACGGCATGCTCGGCATGGCATTGGCGATCCTCACCACCGTGGGTCTCATCTATAAGCTGGGCGCAGAGCTTGCCACCGCCGGCATCGGTTACGTCATCGTCGGCCTGCTGGTCGGCGGCACGGCCGGTTCGATCATGGCCAAGCGCGTTGAAATGACCAAGATGCCGGAACTGGTCGCCTTCATGCACAGCATGATCGGGATGGCCGCGGTATTCATCGCCATCGCGGCGGTGGTCGAGCCGCAATCGCTGGGCATCGTCAAGCAACTGGGCGATGCGATTCCTGCCGGTAACCGCCTGGAGCTGTTCCTCGGCGCGGCCATCGGTGCAATCACCTTCTCCGGTTCGGTGATCGCGTTCGGCAAGCTCTCGGGCAAGTACAAGTTCCGTCTGTTCCAAGGCGCACCAGTACAGTTCAGCGGCCAACACAAGCTGAACTTGCTGCTGGGTCTGGCAACGCTCGCACTGGGCATCACCTTCATGATGACCGGCAACCTCGGCGCTTTCGCGTTGATGCTGGCCCTGGCCTTCGTGATGGGCGTGCTGATCATCATCCCGATCGGCGGCGCAGACATGCCGGTGGTGGTATCGATGCTCAACAGCTATTCCGGCTGGGCAGCAGCGGGGATCGGTTTCTCGCTGAACAACTCGATGCTGATCATCGCCGGCTCGCTGGTGGGTTCGTCCGGTGCGATCCTCTCGTACATCATGTGCAAGGCGATGAACCGCTCCTTCTTTAATGTGCTGCTCGGTGGTTTCGGCAACACAGCCGAAGCCGGTCCTGCAGGCGCCAAGGAAGCCCGTCCGGTGAAATCCGGCTCGGCTGACGATGCGACCTTCCTGCTGACCAACGCCGATACGGTGATCATCGTTCCGGGTTACGGCCTGGCGGTAGCGCGGGCACAGCACGCACTGAAAGAACTGACCGAGAAGTTGACCCACCGCGGCGTGACCGTGAAGTACGCGATCCATCCGGTTGCTGGTCGGATGCCTGGCCACATGAACGTCTTGCTGGCCGAGGCCGAAGTGCCTTATGACCAGGTGTTCGAGATGGAGGACATCAACTCCGAGTTCGGTCAGGCCGACGTGGTGCTGGTGCTCGGCGCGAACGACGTGGTCAACCCGGCCGCGAAGAACGATCCGAAATCACCGATTGCCGGCATGCCGATTCTTGAAGCGTTCAAAGCCAAGACCATCATCGTCAACAAGCGTTCGATGGCCAGCGGTTATGCCGGCCTGGACAACGAACTGTTCTACCTCGATAAAACCATGATGGTCTTCGGCGACGCCAAAAAGGTCATCGAAGACATGGTCAAAGCCGTCGAGTAA
- a CDS encoding NAD(P) transhydrogenase subunit alpha, which produces MEELISPGIYNLIIFVLAIYVGYHVVWNVTPALHTPLMAVTNAISAIVIVGAMLAAALTVTPLGKTMGTLAVALAAVNVFGGFLVTRRMLEMFKKKAPKAVKEEASK; this is translated from the coding sequence ATGGAAGAGCTTATCTCCCCCGGTATCTACAACCTGATCATCTTCGTGCTGGCGATTTATGTCGGTTATCACGTGGTCTGGAACGTTACGCCTGCACTGCACACGCCATTGATGGCCGTGACCAACGCCATCTCGGCGATCGTGATCGTCGGCGCCATGCTGGCAGCGGCGCTGACCGTCACGCCTCTGGGCAAGACCATGGGCACCCTGGCGGTGGCTCTGGCAGCGGTGAACGTTTTTGGTGGCTTCCTGGTGACTCGCCGGATGCTTGAGATGTTCAAGAAGAAAGCCCCGAAAGCGGTAAAAGAAGAGGCGTCCAAGTAA
- a CDS encoding Re/Si-specific NAD(P)(+) transhydrogenase subunit alpha, whose translation MHIGVPLETQTGETRVAATPETIKKLIGQGHKVTVQSGAGIKASVVDSAYEAAGAIIGSANDAFGAELILKVVAPSDSELTLIKSGTVVVGMLNPFSNETIAKLAECGITAFALEAAPRTSRAQSLDVLSSQANIAGYKSVLLAAHHYPRFMPMLMTAAGTVKAARVLILGAGVAGLQAIATAKRLGAVIEASDVRPAVKEQIESLGAKFVDVPYETDEERECAVGVGGYARPMPASWMQRQALAVHERAKQADIVITTALIPGRKAPTLLSAETVAQMKPGSVVIDLAAAQGGNCPLTVADQVVVENGVTICGPTNLAGEVAADASALYARNLLDFLKLVFNKEGQFEVNLEDDIVAACLMCRDGQVIRKNA comes from the coding sequence GTGCACATTGGTGTTCCTCTCGAAACCCAGACGGGTGAAACACGGGTTGCTGCAACCCCGGAAACCATCAAGAAGCTGATCGGCCAAGGTCATAAGGTCACTGTGCAAAGCGGCGCCGGCATTAAGGCCAGTGTTGTCGACAGTGCTTATGAAGCGGCAGGCGCAATTATTGGCAGCGCCAACGATGCGTTTGGTGCCGAGCTGATTCTCAAGGTGGTCGCCCCCAGCGACAGCGAGCTGACGCTGATTAAAAGCGGCACCGTTGTGGTGGGCATGCTCAACCCGTTCAGCAATGAAACCATTGCCAAGCTGGCTGAGTGCGGCATTACCGCCTTCGCACTGGAAGCTGCGCCGCGCACCTCCCGCGCCCAGAGCCTGGATGTGCTGTCCTCACAGGCCAACATCGCCGGTTATAAATCCGTGTTGCTGGCCGCTCACCACTACCCACGCTTCATGCCGATGCTGATGACCGCTGCGGGCACCGTGAAAGCGGCGCGCGTGCTGATTCTCGGCGCGGGTGTAGCCGGCTTGCAGGCAATCGCTACGGCGAAACGTCTGGGTGCGGTGATCGAAGCGTCTGACGTGCGTCCTGCGGTTAAAGAGCAGATCGAATCCCTCGGCGCCAAGTTCGTCGACGTGCCTTACGAGACTGATGAAGAGCGTGAATGCGCCGTCGGTGTTGGCGGTTACGCACGCCCAATGCCTGCGAGCTGGATGCAGCGCCAGGCCCTGGCGGTGCACGAGCGCGCCAAACAGGCTGACATCGTCATCACCACCGCACTGATTCCGGGCCGCAAGGCACCGACGCTGTTGAGTGCGGAAACCGTGGCGCAAATGAAGCCAGGCTCCGTGGTCATCGACCTCGCAGCGGCCCAGGGCGGCAACTGCCCGCTGACCGTGGCGGATCAAGTGGTGGTCGAGAATGGCGTGACCATTTGCGGCCCGACCAACCTGGCCGGTGAAGTCGCGGCAGATGCTTCGGCACTGTATGCGCGCAACCTGCTGGACTTCCTGAAGCTGGTCTTCAACAAAGAAGGCCAGTTCGAAGTGAACCTCGAAGACGACATCGTCGCCGCGTGCCTGATGTGCCGCGACGGCCAAGTCATCCGCAAAAACGCCTAA
- a CDS encoding LysR family transcriptional regulator, with protein MRRKIPSTTALISFEAAARHESFTKAAQELSLTQGAICRQIASLEEFLGVELFRRSRRGVKLTEAGLSYSRRVATQLDAVERDTLSVMGQQGANVIELAVVPTFGTQWLLPRLKDFQQKHPEVTVNLTNRTRPFLFADTDFDAAIYFGDADWSGTESHRLMGENPMPVCSPTLLGKKTNLTPTEIAELPLLQQTTRPYAWRQWFNSQNLNIPRDMTGPRYELFSMLAQAAMHDMGIALIPPFLIQRELAEKRLVIANTQALSSIKAYYLMIPERKVESASLKAFRDWLVNQAQSYSLEE; from the coding sequence ATGCGCAGAAAGATTCCCAGCACCACGGCCCTGATCAGCTTTGAAGCGGCTGCACGCCACGAGAGTTTTACCAAGGCAGCCCAGGAACTTTCACTCACCCAAGGAGCGATTTGCCGACAGATCGCCAGCCTGGAGGAGTTCCTAGGCGTGGAATTGTTCCGACGCTCCCGACGTGGGGTCAAGCTGACGGAAGCAGGACTTTCCTACAGCCGCAGGGTCGCCACCCAGCTGGATGCCGTTGAGCGTGACACGTTGTCGGTCATGGGCCAGCAAGGTGCCAACGTGATCGAGCTGGCGGTTGTGCCGACCTTCGGCACCCAATGGCTGTTGCCAAGACTCAAGGACTTCCAGCAAAAACATCCGGAAGTGACGGTCAACCTCACTAACCGCACCCGCCCCTTCCTGTTTGCCGACACCGATTTCGATGCGGCGATCTATTTTGGTGATGCGGACTGGTCAGGCACTGAATCCCACAGGCTGATGGGCGAAAATCCGATGCCCGTGTGCAGCCCCACCCTACTGGGTAAAAAGACAAACCTTACCCCCACTGAAATTGCCGAACTGCCCCTGCTGCAACAAACCACCCGCCCCTACGCCTGGCGCCAATGGTTCAACTCGCAGAACCTTAATATCCCGCGAGACATGACAGGACCGCGCTACGAGCTATTCTCCATGCTTGCCCAAGCGGCGATGCACGACATGGGGATCGCCTTGATCCCGCCGTTCCTGATTCAGCGCGAACTGGCGGAGAAGCGACTGGTGATTGCGAACACACAGGCACTGTCCAGCATCAAGGCGTATTACTTGATGATTCCTGAGCGAAAGGTCGAATCGGCGTCCTTGAAGGCATTTCGCGACTGGCTAGTTAATCAGGCACAGAGCTACAGCCTAGAGGAATAA
- a CDS encoding acyl-CoA dehydrogenase has product MGGKASFNWIDPLLLDQQLTEEERMIRDTAEQFAQQKLAPRVLEAFRHEKTDPAIFREMGEVGLLGATIPEQYGGSGLNYVSYGLIAREVERVDSGYRSMMSVQSSLVMVPINEFGTEAQKQKYLPKLATGEWIGCFGLTEPDHGSDPGSMITRARKVEGGYSLTGSKMWITNSPIADVFVVWGKDDAGDIRGFVLEKGWKGLSAPAIHGKVGLRASITGEIVMDNVFVPEENIFPDVRGLKGPFTCLNSARYGISWGALGAAEFCWHTARQYTLDRQQFGRPLAATQLIQKKLADMQTEITMALQGCLRLGRMKDEGTAAVEITSMMKRNSCGKSLDIARMARDMLGGNGISDEFGVARHLVNLEVVNTYEGTHDVHALILGRAQTGLQAFY; this is encoded by the coding sequence ATGGGCGGTAAAGCTAGCTTCAACTGGATTGATCCCCTGCTGCTGGATCAACAGCTCACCGAAGAAGAACGCATGATCCGCGACACCGCCGAGCAATTCGCTCAGCAAAAGCTCGCGCCGCGTGTTCTTGAAGCATTCCGCCATGAGAAAACCGATCCGGCAATCTTCCGCGAGATGGGTGAAGTCGGCCTGCTGGGTGCAACCATTCCTGAGCAGTATGGCGGCAGCGGCCTGAACTACGTCAGCTACGGCTTGATCGCCCGAGAAGTCGAGCGCGTCGATTCGGGTTATCGCTCGATGATGAGCGTGCAGTCCTCTTTGGTGATGGTGCCGATCAATGAATTCGGTACTGAAGCCCAAAAGCAGAAGTACCTGCCAAAACTCGCAACGGGTGAATGGATTGGTTGCTTCGGCCTGACCGAGCCTGACCATGGTTCCGACCCCGGCTCGATGATTACTCGTGCACGCAAAGTGGAAGGCGGCTACAGCCTGACCGGCAGCAAGATGTGGATCACCAACAGCCCGATCGCCGACGTGTTCGTGGTCTGGGGCAAGGACGACGCGGGCGACATCCGTGGCTTCGTTCTGGAAAAAGGCTGGAAAGGCCTGAGCGCTCCGGCGATCCACGGCAAGGTCGGCTTGCGTGCGTCCATCACGGGCGAGATCGTCATGGACAACGTGTTTGTCCCTGAAGAGAACATTTTCCCTGACGTCCGTGGCTTGAAAGGCCCTTTCACTTGCCTCAATTCTGCGCGTTACGGCATTTCCTGGGGCGCCCTGGGTGCTGCGGAATTCTGCTGGCACACCGCGCGCCAGTACACCCTGGATCGTCAGCAATTCGGTCGCCCGTTGGCCGCTACTCAGCTGATCCAGAAGAAGCTGGCCGACATGCAGACAGAGATCACCATGGCGCTGCAAGGCTGCCTGCGTCTGGGTCGCATGAAAGATGAAGGTACGGCTGCGGTGGAGATCACTTCGATGATGAAGCGCAACTCCTGCGGCAAGTCCCTGGACATTGCCCGGATGGCGCGGGACATGCTGGGTGGTAACGGCATCTCCGACGAATTCGGCGTGGCCCGTCACCTGGTCAACCTGGAAGTGGTGAATACCTATGAGGGTACGCATGACGTCCACGCGCTGATCCTCGGTCGTGCGCAGACCGGCCTCCAGGCGTTCTATTAA